The stretch of DNA CTGCTAATTCGAACATGAAAATGATCGAAAATGATTCCTTTAAAACACCTGCAATACTCATCGTTAATACCATGGATCCGGTGAAAAGTGGACTTAGTGTACCGTTTACTCTTCCAATAAATTCAGACTTTGTATTTTGCAGGATCATTGTATTTATCCCAATTTGAATACATGGGAAGAATAATCCATTAAAGAATTCAGCCCCTAGAGTAATAGGCAAATTGGTCGAATATCCGACCACAGCCATACCAATGGCATTCGCTAACATCCCAAGCATTAACAGCCTTTGTGGTGGAACCGACTTTGAGAACATGACAGATGCGGCACCGCCTACGATCATTCCAATTCCGTTTGCCATTAATAGCCATTGCAAATTTTCTTTCGGTAATTCTAACCGCTCTGTAACAAGGAAAATGTTCAGAGGCTGAATTAAACCAACTGCAAGTCCGGCTGCCATAAAACAAAGACCAAGAAGCTTTAATTCCTTTTTGGACAATACATAGCGAATTCCGCTTTTCATTTCCTCAAGTAAGGTTGATTCTTTCTTTTCATTTTCCATGGAATGGTCAGCAGGAATAAATGCAAGCATTACGGCTGAAAGAAGGAACGCAACTCCAGTAATAGCAATAGACACGTCGATTCCAAATTGCTGGAATACAAAAGTTCCAAGCACTGGTCCAAAAACCATAAAAACAGCAAAAATAGTTTGATAAATGGCCATAGCCGATTGAATCAATTCTTCACCCAAATGCATTTTAAATAATTTCATTCCAGATGGCTGAGAGAACTGTGATAATATAGCTGAAATTAATGTAGCAAAGAAGATAATTTTCCATGATCCAAACACAAGCGTAATTAATACTGCGAACACAGAAATGGCACTTAGAATATCACACCAGATCATTGTTCTTTTCGGCCGCCAGCGGTCAGCAAAGGTTCCTCCAATAAAGGAGAAGATAAAAATAGGCGCAAATTCAGCAACTGAAATCATCGAAACCGCAAAGGCATCTCCATTTGTTTTTTCCATAACGAATAAAAGCACAGCAAAATTTCGAATCCAAATTCCTACCTGAAGAAACAAGGCAGATAGAAAAACGGCCCGAACAAAACGATTTTTTAATAATTGTGACATAACATTCCTCTTTTCTGAAGGTGAGAGGTAGGATAGGAGAAAGAACAGTGAATGAACCGAATCCTTGATTGAAACCTCTTTCTCAACACTAAACATTTTAGTTTAAAATTAGAAAAGCAGAAGCGCTTTCGGAACCAAAGAACAGATTGTTCCTGACAGGCTGCTTGCGCTAGAAATAATAAACTCCCATCCGCCATATTGGATGGGAGTCGTCAAAAACCATAGAAAAAGACATAGCACAACAGTACTATTAATGATCATCTTTTTTCTAAAAAAGTATAGACTAATCCCATTCAAATATGACTTCGCAAATTTACGAATGTACTTTTGAAAACGGGATTAGTTGATCATCGCCCTATGGTCACCCTCTCGTGTAATAGTGTAAATATCTTACACTTTTTTATGTTGATTTTCAAGTGTTATTTTGTATTTTTTTACAAAAATTACTTGATTGACATGAAACCAAATGGTTGGATATAATCAAAAATACGAAACCAATTAGTTTCATAAAATAACCGGAAAGAAGGATCACTGACTTGGAAAATAATGTACCTGATATTAAAAAAACAATAATATTTGAAGCTCCTATTCAAAAAGTATGGGATGTTGTATCTACTTCAGAAGGAATTGCATCATGGTTCATGCAAAATGACTTTCAACTAGAGGTAGGACATGAGTTCCATATACAATCGCCATTTGGTCCATCTCCATGTAAAGTATTAGAAATCAATGCTCCATATCACCTATCCTTTTCTTGGGATACAGATGGTTGGATCGTTTCATTTACACTAAAGGAAATTGGAGACAAGACGGAGTTTACACTCATTCATGGAGGATGGAATCAGTCTGATGCAGTTGTTCCAAAAGCAGGTGAAAATGCTACTGTCATTCGTGATAGAATGAATGGCGGCTGGGAAGCGATTGTTAATGAAAAACTTCGTAAAGTTGTTGAAGGTTAATGTCCGCTTTACAAAAGTACGATATTTATCAAGCGATTGCTGACCCAACCCGTAGAGAAGTTCTGAAATTACTTGCTAAGAAAGAACGACCGATTTCAGAAATCACCTCCCACTTTCCAATGAGCCGTACTGCCATTGCAAAGCATCTTCATGTTCTATCAGAAGCCGAATTAGTCGTTGGGGAAAAAGTCGGCAGAGAAAAGCGCTATCGATTGCAGCCAGAAACTTTCTCTGAACTAAAACAGTGGCTTTCTTATTTCGATCAATTCTGGAACAACAAGCTATCGATTTTAAAGCATGTTGTTGAAAAAGGAGAAAAAGATGAATTGAAAGTTATTAGAACAGAACATGAAAGCTAAGATTAGGATTTTTTTGCGAACAGTGCCAGTCACTGTTCGTTTTTTAAAATTGGAAAATAATATATTTAAAAGAAATTGTAACCTTTTCTTTTACTTAACGTCTTATTCTAGGAGAACCAGAAAAAGATCCAAGGAGGAGACAAATTGAAAAGAATTGGAATACTAGCAACAGCAGTTTTGGTTTCTGGATTGGCATTAAGCAATCATTCAGGATATGCTGCCAATAAACCTGCAGACACAAAAGGCACCTCTACAGTAGAATCTGCTCAACAAATCGAGACATCAAAATTCATTAAATTTTCTGGAGTCATTCAGAATATCGAGAAAGATAAGAAATCATCTCGGTTACTGGTTGAAAATCAAAATGAATCCTTAGAAATGGTTTTCCCAATCACAGATGAAGTATTGCTATTCGACAACGGCAAAGGCGAAAAACTTAAAAAAGATAAACTTGAAAAAGGCATGAAGGTCGAAGCCTACTATGATAAAAATAAGCCAATGCCTCTTATTTATCCTGCTACCATTACACCGGAAGTAATGATTGTGAACGGTAAAGAGATGGGACAAGTTAAAATATCAAAATATGATAAAAATCTCATAAGCCTTGATAATGAGATTAAATTGAATATTTCTAAAGACACTATTCTCTTAAATGAAAAGGGAGAAACAATTAAGAAAGCTGACCTAACAGGCAAGGAATTAATCGTATTCTACAATATTTCAACGAGAAGCATTCCAGCCCAAACAACCCCTGTAAAGATCATTGCTCTAGAGTATACTGACGAAAAGTTGGTGGAAATGCAAAAGATTATTGATGAAGACCATTATTTTAAAGACGAAACAAAAATGATCCCTATTAGAAAAGTAGCAGAGCATCTAGGCTACAACGTGAAATGGAATAACAAACAGAAAAACTTTTCAGTGAGTAAGCAAAATCGCTCATTTCTTATCTCAATTGGCAAGAAGGAATACGGTTACAACCGTAGTATAAAATATTTTGAC from Cytobacillus dafuensis encodes:
- a CDS encoding MFS transporter, with amino-acid sequence MSQLLKNRFVRAVFLSALFLQVGIWIRNFAVLLFVMEKTNGDAFAVSMISVAEFAPIFIFSFIGGTFADRWRPKRTMIWCDILSAISVFAVLITLVFGSWKIIFFATLISAILSQFSQPSGMKLFKMHLGEELIQSAMAIYQTIFAVFMVFGPVLGTFVFQQFGIDVSIAITGVAFLLSAVMLAFIPADHSMENEKKESTLLEEMKSGIRYVLSKKELKLLGLCFMAAGLAVGLIQPLNIFLVTERLELPKENLQWLLMANGIGMIVGGAASVMFSKSVPPQRLLMLGMLANAIGMAVVGYSTNLPITLGAEFFNGLFFPCIQIGINTMILQNTKSEFIGRVNGTLSPLFTGSMVLTMSIAGVLKESFSIIFMFELAAILFVFGLLAILPIYNMKAPNHGEGMLAKD
- a CDS encoding SRPBCC family protein; protein product: MENNVPDIKKTIIFEAPIQKVWDVVSTSEGIASWFMQNDFQLEVGHEFHIQSPFGPSPCKVLEINAPYHLSFSWDTDGWIVSFTLKEIGDKTEFTLIHGGWNQSDAVVPKAGENATVIRDRMNGGWEAIVNEKLRKVVEG
- a CDS encoding ArsR/SmtB family transcription factor; protein product: MSALQKYDIYQAIADPTRREVLKLLAKKERPISEITSHFPMSRTAIAKHLHVLSEAELVVGEKVGREKRYRLQPETFSELKQWLSYFDQFWNNKLSILKHVVEKGEKDELKVIRTEHES
- a CDS encoding copper amine oxidase N-terminal domain-containing protein: MKRIGILATAVLVSGLALSNHSGYAANKPADTKGTSTVESAQQIETSKFIKFSGVIQNIEKDKKSSRLLVENQNESLEMVFPITDEVLLFDNGKGEKLKKDKLEKGMKVEAYYDKNKPMPLIYPATITPEVMIVNGKEMGQVKISKYDKNLISLDNEIKLNISKDTILLNEKGETIKKADLTGKELIVFYNISTRSIPAQTTPVKIIALEYTDEKLVEMQKIIDEDHYFKDETKMIPIRKVAEHLGYNVKWNNKQKNFSVSKQNRSFLISIGKKEYGYNRSIKYFDVAPEIKNGKSYVPEEFLDMLLMK